The Microcystis aeruginosa NIES-843 sequence AGCGCCAATATAAAACAGCACTTCGACACATTTCGACAGGCTCAATGTAAAGGCTCAACGTAAAGGCTCAGTGACACGAAGCACGATTAAAAATAAGCGTCCAGTCTCCTGACAAAATCTCGAATAACTTCTTCTTGTAAGGGTCTTGACCTACTCAGGCCAAATAGCTACCATGTAAGTAGAGCGGATAGGGTAATCAACCGCTTTAAAAACCCATGTAGTCTAACCACTACGCTATCTGCACCTTGACAATTAAAGATATGGGGTTCTACTCAATAGTTCTAGTTTCCCCCTGCTCGTGATGTAAAATCTTTACAGGAAATAGACAAAGCAGTATTTGAAGCTAACGTTTCAATTCAAGCAAACTTTGTACCCCCCCCTTGCCCCCCCCGACGTCGGGGGGGGGCAAGGGGGACTATCGTAGGGCATACGAAAAGTAACGCTTAGGGAGAGAACCACCTCTGGGTTGGATAACGCAAGGCATCTAATTTAAGTGGACTCGTTGAACTAAGAATCCCGAAGCGCTTAGTGCGACGGGAGTGTCAAATAACTTCAAATTTTCGTGAGTGTTCACTTATCAGTGATCAGTGATCAGTTATCAGTGATCAGTTATCAGATTTAAGTTTACCGATCTTCCCACTTCCCACTTCCTCACTTCCCCACTTCCCCACTTTCCGATTCATAATTCATAATTCATAATTCCCGATTAACGAATGGGTTTAGCTAAATCACCGACTTTAAAACCATTACCGGTAATGATGCGACCGACGCTAGATTGACCATCAGCTTCGACAATTTCGAGAGTGCCAATCGGTTGAGTAATCTGACGGATAACCTTACCCGTTTGCGGATCCTTGACCGTTTGAGTCGTCCGTTCGATGGAAATGCGTAAACCGACACGATAGCCTTCTCCCGTACCTTTATTGAGAATTACCTGATTTCCCGCCACGGCAGCCACTAAAGCGGTGACAGTCGGGAGCGAGCGAGGTGTAGCGGCGATTTGGTCGGCTTTATCATTGAGATTATCCACCACCCGCGCCACTGCCTTATCGGTGGCAATACTGAGTAATTTCCCTTCATTGGAAGTTTGGGAACCACCCCCAACGCCTAAAACCACGGTTGAACCATCGGATTGATTGGCAGTACCATCTCCCTGAGCGGTGGTAATAATTTCGGCCGTGGTGGTATTAATTGCCCGGACATTTAACTTGACAAAAGCATCGGTTTCTGTCTTGGCGGTGCTAAAAATAATAAACGAGCCACCGGATTGTTTTTTTTGTAAATCGAATTGGGTAATCGAACCGATAATCACCACATCTACCCCCAAAATTTGCCCGATTTGAGCGGCGGTAGCGGCATCTACCCGTCCCGAAGCCCCCAAATTCTGTTCTCTGAGGACAGCATCAATGCGACTGCGCTCAATGACTGTATAGCGACCACTTTCCACCAATCTATTGACGAGAATATCACTGACACCACTGGCTCCACCATTGAGAAATGTTAACCACTGGGGATTACTGAGACCGCTATAATCGAAGTCTAAAACCGCTACTCGCACCTTTTCGCTTTTTTGGGCTAAGAGTAGGGGTAAATTGTTAGAGATAGCTTGGGAGAAAGCCGGTGCGTTAAAGCTAAAACCCAAACTAGAAGCGACTCCCACAAGGGTGATTAGGGCAGAAAAACCACGGATACTATCTCGATCGAACATGATAAGGGGTTCTCCAGTCAAATAGAATATAGATCATAATACATCTGAAAATTGCTCTAACTATCGAGAGTGATCAAGAGCGAGAATTTTGAATGGCAGTAATTAAACCTCTCACCTCCTCGGTTCCCTCGGAAGCTTCAAAGGAA is a genomic window containing:
- a CDS encoding CsgG/HfaB family protein, encoding MFDRDSIRGFSALITLVGVASSLGFSFNAPAFSQAISNNLPLLLAQKSEKVRVAVLDFDYSGLSNPQWLTFLNGGASGVSDILVNRLVESGRYTVIERSRIDAVLREQNLGASGRVDAATAAQIGQILGVDVVIIGSITQFDLQKKQSGGSFIIFSTAKTETDAFVKLNVRAINTTTAEIITTAQGDGTANQSDGSTVVLGVGGGSQTSNEGKLLSIATDKAVARVVDNLNDKADQIAATPRSLPTVTALVAAVAGNQVILNKGTGEGYRVGLRISIERTTQTVKDPQTGKVIRQITQPIGTLEIVEADGQSSVGRIITGNGFKVGDLAKPIR